AGGATCGAAAAACACCGTCGGGAACGCGACGAACGATGGGATCTGTTCCCGCTTTCGGATATTCCCGAGGCAACGGACGCTTTTTTGGAGAGAGTCATGGGGGTCCCCTCCGGGGCGACCCTCCTCCTGGACGGGCTGGGGCTCTTTTTAGGACAGGTCTTTTTGGGGCAGGAAGGCCCATCCGCTCCTAAGACTTTGGAAAACGTCATTCCCTTTTGTGACTGGCTGTCTTCCCGAAAGGGATTGACCATCGTGGTATCGGACGAAGTGGGTTTCGGGGGAGTTCCCCTGACCCCGGCCGGACGGCATTTTGCCGATGCGCTGGGAGAGACGAATCAGCGACTGGCAGAAAAGGCCATATCCGTCTATCTGATGGTGGCGGGGTTCCCCTTGACCGTCAAGTGAACCTCCATTCTCGGCAACGAATTTTTGAGTGGACAACGAACGAAGGAGCCAAGCGAAGTGTCTCATCCGGCTGTCCGTCTGACCATTGAAAAATGGTTGGAGCATGTGAAAAACGAGCGTTCAGCCTGCCATTCCCTGGATGGACTGCTCAAGGAGATGAAATCGCACTGGGATCATCTCACCAAACCTGCCGGATCGCTTGGGCAGATGGAAGCGCTTGCGGTCTGGTTCGGTCTGGTACACGGGACGTCCCGTCTGCCGGAACCCCGAACCGCTGTCTGCGTCTTTGCGGGTGATCATGGTGTCACCCGGGCCGGGGTTTCCGCCTATCC
The sequence above is drawn from the Leptospirillum ferriphilum ML-04 genome and encodes:
- a CDS encoding bifunctional adenosylcobinamide kinase/adenosylcobinamide-phosphate guanylyltransferase, with protein sequence MSLRLVIGGIRSGKSRFAEEMALRDGAPPWIYLPTAFPSDQEMEARIEKHRRERDERWDLFPLSDIPEATDAFLERVMGVPSGATLLLDGLGLFLGQVFLGQEGPSAPKTLENVIPFCDWLSSRKGLTIVVSDEVGFGGVPLTPAGRHFADALGETNQRLAEKAISVYLMVAGFPLTVK